The following nucleotide sequence is from Halomonas chromatireducens.
AGCCTCTATCGCATGCACCATTGCATCGATACCCGTGGCCGCCGTCACATGGCGCGGCAGCCCGACCGTTAGGCCGGCATCCAGAACGGCAACGTCCGGAAGCAACACCGGCGAGACAATGCCCGACTTCGTCGTTTCGCCTGTCGTTACGATGGAGATCGGCGTCACCTCGGACCCAGTGCCCGCAGTCGTGGGCACCTGCACCAGCGGCAGCCTATCGGCTTGAATATTTCCAATGCCGTAGGCCTCCTGCAGCGGCTGGCGGCAGTGCGGATGAGCAAAGCACGCCACCAACTTTGCTACGTCCATGGAGCTACCGCCGCCAAAACCGATGACCAGCTCGGCACGCATTTGCCTGGCTCGCTCGATAGCCTCGAGCACGACCGTTTCGGGCGGGTCTGCCACCACGCCACCGAAGACCTCTACCGAAGCCCCATGATCTGCCAGACCTGACACCGAGGTCTCATGCAATCCCAAATCGGAAATGCCGGGATCGGTGATCAAAAAGATCCGCTTGGCCGAGAATTGGCTCACCACCTCATGAAGGCGCGCAGACGCGCCCTGCTCGACAATCAGCTTTCGTGTGGTATTGAATTCGAAACTGAGCATCATTCCTCCTCGCTCGTTCTCACAAGGTCGCACGCCGCCATGATGTGAGACTTCATGATCGATGAGGACCAGTCACCATCTCCTGCCGCGATAGCGGCTACGAGATCGCGATGGTGTATTAAGCTACGCTGCTCATCCTTGGCTGAAAAGAATCGATAGGACCTGATAAGAAACCCTATATCCATCAGTGACAATGCTGTTTCTTCGAGCTTGGAGTTGCCTGCCAATTTCAGAATTTTCGTATGGAATTTCCGATTCAATACCGATAGGGACTCGACGGTTTCTGGTGCCAGTCGATAGCTTTCCATTTCCTCGCAGATGAGCTCAAGATCCCGAATATCCCTGGGAGTGGCATTTCGCGCGGCAAGCCCCGCAGCACAGCTTTCCAGGCATGCCCTTACCTGGAAAATCTCGACGGCATCCTTCCTAGTCCAACCTCTTACTGCGGCACCGGAATTGGGATGAAAAACCACGAACCCGTCCTGCGAAAGGCGATGCAGTGCCGTACGAACGGGTGTTCTACTGGTTCCCACCCGATTAGCCAACTCATCCTCACGCAACCTGTTATTGGGCTGATACTCACCGGCAAGAATCGCCTCTCGTATGATGATGTATGCCCTTTCAGGGGCGGGAAGGTTAGTGAATTTTGGACTCTCTGTGTCTAAAACTTCCATATTCTCACCTTGCACCATTTTTCTGACAAACCACAATTAACCTCATGTACGCTTGAGATACTCCAGGCTTTCTCTTGCATTGCGATATATTTTAAGGGCGATGGGGGCCAAACAGAACAGGATCATGCAAAGCAGGATAAGGCTGACGGGCCTGTTCAGGAAAATTCCCAGAGAAAGCTCTCCTGCCCCCTGAAAGGTTCTCATCAACTGGCGGTCCAGAATTGGGCCAAGAATGATGCCCAGAATGACCGCTATCAAAGGATAATCGTATTTTCTCATCAAAATGCCGAGTGCGGCAAAAACGAGCATGATCTTCACATCAAACATTTGCAGACTGATCGCATAAGTCCCCGCCACCGAGAATACGGCTATTAAGGGAATCAGTACGATAGTCGGGATGTTGATCACCTTCGCCGCGTACAAGGAGACCAGCAGGCCCGCCATGAACAGGAAAACAGAAGCAACGATTTGGGCGAACATGATACCGTAGACGAGTCCCTGATGGTCGATGAACAACCGCGGCCCGGGGATGAGGCCTTGCAGCATGAAGGCACCTACCATAACCGCGGTCGCCAGCCCACCCGGTATGCCCAGGGACAACATGGTGGCCAACGCGCCGCCTTCAGAAGCATTGTTTGCCGATTCAGCGCTGATCAAACCCTCTTCCGCTCCTGTACCAAACTCTTCCGGCTTTCTTGAACTGCGCTTTGCTTCATTGTAGCTCACCACACTTGCCACTGTGGCACCGGCGCCGGGCAGCGCACCGATAATGACCCCGATTGTGCTTGACTTGAGCACGGTCAGGGGGTGTTTCAACACACGACCGAAACCATACAACAGCTGATGCAGATTTTTCTGACTATCGCCTTTGCTCCCGCTTCCTCCTGCAACATAGCGCTGCTGTAGCATATAAAAGAGTTCGGAAAAACCGATCAGTCCTATCAAAGCGGGAATGACTGGAATGCCGTCCATCAACTCAAAGTAGCCGTGGGTACCGCGAATCGCCCCGGTCGATGTCATGCCCACGGTCCCCAACAGCACCCCGAAACCACCTGCGATGATGGCTTTGAGAAAGCTGTTATGCAAGGCAGCGATAACCGTCAGCCCAAGCACACCGACCAAAAACAGCTCGGGTGGACCGAACATCAACGCAACCGTGACGATGAGCGGCATGACAAGAATCAGAAAGATAGCACCAAGCAGGTTGCCCATGGCAGATGAAGCAACAGCCATGCCCAACGCCTCACTGGCTCTTCCCTGCTTCGTCATGGGATTGCCGTCGAAACCTGTCACGATTGCCTGGGGGGAACCAGGTATGTTGAGCAAGATCGAGGATATGGAACTGCCAAAATTACCGCCCGCATAGATTGCGGTAAGAAAAGCTATCCCCAGTACAGGACTCATCGGGTAAGTCAGCGGAAGCATGATACTGATGGCCAGTGGGGTGCTGAACCCGGGTATTGCACCGGTGATGATACCGAAGAAAACACCAAGAAGAAGAATGGCCATGACCTTCCAGTCGGCTAGAAGAGCAAGACCCTCCATGATTGGAGCAGCATCGAACATGAATCATGTCTCCGGCCATGTGTTAAGACAAAATGCCTTTCGGAAGGGGGATGCTCAACCACATATCGAAAGTCAAATAAATGAACAAGGCTGTACCTGCTGGAAATACAGCAACGATCAACCAGGATTTAACCGAGAAGACCATGAGCAGCAGAGTCATATATAGCCAAGACGACGCTACAAACCCCAACCACTCTATTCCATAAACATAAGCCACTGTCAGTACCGCAAAAGACAGCGTTGCTGCTTTGTTGGTGATTTTCCTTTCACTCGCCTCCCCATTGGAAGCTTGACTATTCTTGCCAGCCAGTGATCTGCACACATAAGCAGCCACCAAAACCAGGAACGCCGCAAGTATGACAAAATATACGGGCTGGATCAGAAGTAAATTCACCTCACGTCTCGGCAAAGCGCTTACTTCCAGATAATAATAGGTCGCGTAAGCCAGCATGATCGAAGGCACGATGAACTCACCGCCCTTCTTGCCCAGCTCCCTGAGAAAACCCATAACTCTCACCTCAAGCGATTCCACCCGCCAAGAAAAAGGAGAGGCACATCAGCGCCCCTCCCCATCGATCAGTTTCCTGACAGCATGTCGCCGTATCTTTCTACGACCTCATGAATCTCATAAATGATTTCCTTGGACTCTTCAGGTCCATAGAAGCCGGAAATGAGATCCGAACCGAGATTTTCGATATGTGCCTGGTAAGCATCGCTGTGAAACACCTCTCTATAACTGGCAACGATGGCATCGAAAATTTCAGGGTTCTCTTCAGCAAAGCTAGTGTGTACGGCGAGAAACCGGTTATCGCCGATAGCGGGAAGGTCGGCCTCTGGAAAGGCTTCGTTCACCGGCGGGGCATCCGGCCATCCGGGAAAGGTCTCATGTGAAGAGACGGCCAGCACACGCACCTGGTCACCAAGCGTCATATCACCGTATGCCGAAGAGAACGCTGCGTCCGAGTGACCGCCCAGCAAATCTGTGCGCTGCTCGCCACCACCGTCAAACGTCACGATATTGGGGTTCAGCTCAAGCGTATCGAGGAAAGCCAGGCCAAAGAGATGCGTCCCGGAACCAGTCGCCATCGACATGGTAACGCCGCTTGGGTTCTCGCGAATGCTCTCGACCAGGTCTTCGATGTTTTCGTAGGGGGAATCGGCCCGAACGACGATCGATGTATAGTCGCGCTGCTCGATGTTGATGAAGGTGAAGTCTTCCAGATCGAAGTCGGCCCCTTGCGCAACGATGTTCATGCTCAGGGTCGGCTGGATGCCAGCGAACAGGTAGTGCCCGTTGGTCGGCGAGCCGAGGAAGGTTCTCGATCCCAGCAAGCCTGAGGCTCCACCACGATTGTCCACGATCATGGCGTAATCGTGGTATTCCTCCCAGTGCTGGGTCAACCCGCGAGCAAAGCGATCGATGGAACCGCCCGCACTGAAAGGAAGAATGAGCCGAACGTTTTCCGTTGGCCATTCGGCAGCATTGGCTGAAAGAGCCATGCCCGGCACTGCGGCCACAAGGACAGCACCGGCAAAGAGCGCCTTGGAGGTCATTTTCTTCTTCGGCTGGACGGTCATACTTGCTCCTCTCTCTTGTTTTTTGCGATACCACTTTTCGCGATGGCTTCCTGTGTGCCATTCCATGTGCATCGGGATTGTTCTTGGCAATATGAGTGTTTCTAGCGAGTCTCTCCGTGACGGGAGCTTCTCCTATCTTGTATCCCAAACTAGTTTATTGGATACGATCAGTCAAGAAAGGCTGTTGCTCTACTTTTGTCTAATCACCGGCAAGCAGACATTGCTAATCATGCACCCTCGTGCCGCGCTATTCATTTCTGATTAAACCACATTAAAATCAGAGAGATAAATTGGAGCCTCACCGCCAGGCGCTCCTGACAGACGGATAGCCAAGGACAGGGCATGGCATCAGCAGGTGTCCGAAACTGCGCCTTCGGATTCTCGCTTATCGTCGGTTAGGGAAATTGGATACGAAATTTGATCATTTATGAGGCATCTCTGACCTCCTATGTGCCAGGGTTCAGCCTTATTTGGCGCACGCTCCCCCTCAGAATCGGCACGACCGGCAGGGAGCGTTGAACCGGTGAGAGCTGCCCCTCGCGCATTTTCGCAAGCAACAGATCCGCTGCCACCGTTGACCTTCCCGCCAGAAGCCGGTCCACCACCAATGTGAGTTTTCCGCTACGTTTATCCTGATAGCAGGAGATCTCGCGATGAAGCGTAACCGTCATACCGAAGAGCAGATTATCAGCATCCTCAAAGCCAACGAGCGCGGCGTCTCGATCGCCGAGCTGGCTCGGCAGAACGGTGTGACCGAGCAGACCATCTACCGCTGGAAGGCGAAGTACAGCGGCATGGAAGTCTCGGAGGCCAACCGCCTGCGCGAGCTGGAGACCGAGAACGCCCGGCTGAAGAAGCTCTTGGCGG
It contains:
- a CDS encoding iron-containing alcohol dehydrogenase; the protein is MLSFEFNTTRKLIVEQGASARLHEVVSQFSAKRIFLITDPGISDLGLHETSVSGLADHGASVEVFGGVVADPPETVVLEAIERARQMRAELVIGFGGGSSMDVAKLVACFAHPHCRQPLQEAYGIGNIQADRLPLVQVPTTAGTGSEVTPISIVTTGETTKSGIVSPVLLPDVAVLDAGLTVGLPRHVTAATGIDAMVHAIEAYTSKVRKNPMSDLLAKEALRLLFGHIDRVLQDGNDIDARQGMLLGSCLAGQAFANAPVAAVHALAYPLGGHYHVPHGLSNALVLPAVLRFNAVAAAEHYAELAPILTREPWSPSVADDCERFIVGIEALLNGSGLPLRLRDVGVHETALGALAADAMQQQRLLVNNPRDVTEQDALEIYRAVY
- a CDS encoding GntR family transcriptional regulator, whose amino-acid sequence is MEVLDTESPKFTNLPAPERAYIIIREAILAGEYQPNNRLREDELANRVGTSRTPVRTALHRLSQDGFVVFHPNSGAAVRGWTRKDAVEIFQVRACLESCAAGLAARNATPRDIRDLELICEEMESYRLAPETVESLSVLNRKFHTKILKLAGNSKLEETALSLMDIGFLIRSYRFFSAKDEQRSLIHHRDLVAAIAAGDGDWSSSIMKSHIMAACDLVRTSEEE
- a CDS encoding tripartite tricarboxylate transporter permease; this translates as MFDAAPIMEGLALLADWKVMAILLLGVFFGIITGAIPGFSTPLAISIMLPLTYPMSPVLGIAFLTAIYAGGNFGSSISSILLNIPGSPQAIVTGFDGNPMTKQGRASEALGMAVASSAMGNLLGAIFLILVMPLIVTVALMFGPPELFLVGVLGLTVIAALHNSFLKAIIAGGFGVLLGTVGMTSTGAIRGTHGYFELMDGIPVIPALIGLIGFSELFYMLQQRYVAGGSGSKGDSQKNLHQLLYGFGRVLKHPLTVLKSSTIGVIIGALPGAGATVASVVSYNEAKRSSRKPEEFGTGAEEGLISAESANNASEGGALATMLSLGIPGGLATAVMVGAFMLQGLIPGPRLFIDHQGLVYGIMFAQIVASVFLFMAGLLVSLYAAKVINIPTIVLIPLIAVFSVAGTYAISLQMFDVKIMLVFAALGILMRKYDYPLIAVILGIILGPILDRQLMRTFQGAGELSLGIFLNRPVSLILLCMILFCLAPIALKIYRNARESLEYLKRT
- a CDS encoding tripartite tricarboxylate transporter TctB family protein, translated to MGFLRELGKKGGEFIVPSIMLAYATYYYLEVSALPRREVNLLLIQPVYFVILAAFLVLVAAYVCRSLAGKNSQASNGEASERKITNKAATLSFAVLTVAYVYGIEWLGFVASSWLYMTLLLMVFSVKSWLIVAVFPAGTALFIYLTFDMWLSIPLPKGILS
- a CDS encoding Bug family tripartite tricarboxylate transporter substrate binding protein → MTVQPKKKMTSKALFAGAVLVAAVPGMALSANAAEWPTENVRLILPFSAGGSIDRFARGLTQHWEEYHDYAMIVDNRGGASGLLGSRTFLGSPTNGHYLFAGIQPTLSMNIVAQGADFDLEDFTFINIEQRDYTSIVVRADSPYENIEDLVESIRENPSGVTMSMATGSGTHLFGLAFLDTLELNPNIVTFDGGGEQRTDLLGGHSDAAFSSAYGDMTLGDQVRVLAVSSHETFPGWPDAPPVNEAFPEADLPAIGDNRFLAVHTSFAEENPEIFDAIVASYREVFHSDAYQAHIENLGSDLISGFYGPEESKEIIYEIHEVVERYGDMLSGN